In Aminiphilus circumscriptus DSM 16581, the sequence CCCCTCGATTCCTGGCCCGACCCCGAGGTCTATCTGCACTACCCGACGAAGCAGATGCTCGCCTACATGGACATCCGCAACCTGAACAGAGCCTGGCCCGGCCGCCCCGACGGACTCCTCACGGAACGGACCACCTTCGCCTTCATGGAACTCATCCGCCGCGAGAAGGTGGACGTGTTCATCGATCTCCACGAGGCGGAGCTGGAATATCCCGTGGAGAACACCATCGTCGCCCACGAGAAGGCCCATGGCGTGGCTGCCATGACCTCCATGGTGCTCACCGCCCAGGAATTTCCCGTTCCCATCGGCATGGAGTTCTCCCCCGTGGCGCTTCGGGGGCTGTCCCACCGCGAGGTGGGAGACAACTCCGACGCCATGTCCATGATCTTCGAAGTGGCGGAACCCTTTCTGGACCGCATCCGGGGCATCACCGACGAGACGTTGCTCCTGGAGGGCAAGGACGAATTCGTGAAGAAGGCGGGGGAGCACGGTCTGCTCTACGCCCCCATGGACGACAGCGGCTGGCCCATCGCGGTGCGGGTGGGGCGCCATGCCTCGACGGTGCTCCAGACCCTGGAGACCTTCAACACCATGGAGACACCGGAGCGGCAGATTCTCGTCTCCGGCGTGCCCCGATACGCGGAACTCGTCGACAAGGGGCTGGGCGCCTTTTTCCGTGACCCCTCGGGCGTTCCCCAGGACCGTGTCTTCTACGAGTGACGTTTTCGGCAAGGCTGGCGGAGGACATCTCCTGTATCGGGGGTGATGAAGAAAAAGAGGGGAGAGGACGGCGCGGGGATGGCATGAGATTCTTCGGAAGAACGCGGAACGTCCCGGAGAGGCGAACGGCCTTTCTGGGCGGCGTTCAGAAGGAAGCCGGTTCGGACGTGCCGGATCGGAATCACGGAGGAAAAAGGGAGGAATGCTTTCATGCGCAACGGGACATGGCTTCGCAGAACCCTGCTGACGGTACTACTGGTGTTCGTCGCTTCGAGCGCTTTTGCGTGCACGGTCATGATGGTGGGCAAGAACGCCACCGTGGACGGATCGGTCATGACCACCCACACCTGTGACGGGTGGTACGATCACCGCATCCAGATCATCCCCGGAGGAACCCACAAACCCGGCGAAATGGTCCCCATCTACAAGAACATCTGCTACATGACCCGTCCCAACAAGGAACTCGTCCAGGTGGGTGAGATTCCCCAGGTGGAGAAGACCTACACCTA encodes:
- a CDS encoding succinylglutamate desuccinylase/aspartoacylase family protein translates to MVVAGREFRAHRTFREPVVAGEGVTAVRTLGDYHPGVKGTVNDCNIYFLDSGKPGATVLVFGGTHPEEPAANLTAELFVENARVEQGRLLVVIRGNRSASTYTRNGEAYPTFYRIPTPWGEKTYRMGDRCSSPLDSWPDPEVYLHYPTKQMLAYMDIRNLNRAWPGRPDGLLTERTTFAFMELIRREKVDVFIDLHEAELEYPVENTIVAHEKAHGVAAMTSMVLTAQEFPVPIGMEFSPVALRGLSHREVGDNSDAMSMIFEVAEPFLDRIRGITDETLLLEGKDEFVKKAGEHGLLYAPMDDSGWPIAVRVGRHASTVLQTLETFNTMETPERQILVSGVPRYAELVDKGLGAFFRDPSGVPQDRVFYE